DNA sequence from the Streptomyces sp. NBC_01497 genome:
TGCACCTGTGGGACGGCCGGCCAACGGCCCGTCCCTCAGGGATGATCAGTGCTGATCCGGCTCCGGAGCCGGCTGTGGGAACGCGTGGAAGTGCAGCCTGACCCGCTGTGGTCCGGCTCCCTCTGTCGGGCCCTTGTCCGGAGCGGACGCGCGGTCGCGGTAGCTGTCGATGAGGTCGTGCACCTGACCTGCCAGCTCGTCCAGCAGGTCAGGTGTCAGCTGGAGGGTGAAGTCGCTGAAGTCGGCTTTTCCCGCCCAGACGTCCGGCCACTCGGACCGGCTCCAATCCGCCACCTCCTGGGCGTGGTTGGCCAGGGTCGCGTCGACCAGGACCCCGACGGCGGCGCGTAC
Encoded proteins:
- a CDS encoding ArsR/SmtB family transcription factor; its protein translation is MKPEQVPDSARLLDAHSLRGLAHPLRMRLLTTLRHDGPATASQLAGAMGESSGSTSYHLRQLAAHGFVEDAPGHGKGRERWWRAVDDGIAIDETLTTSRDPAVRAAVGVLVDATLANHAQEVADWSRSEWPDVWAGKADFSDFTLQLTPDLLDELAGQVHDLIDSYRDRASAPDKGPTEGAGPQRVRLHFHAFPQPAPEPDQH